One genomic segment of Intestinimonas butyriciproducens includes these proteins:
- a CDS encoding nucleoside hydrolase → MERIILDTDIGTDVDDVMAVALAAVSPELKVEGITTVYGDVDLRARMVTKVLHMLGREDIPVMAGSRDVLLRNREIWWLGHEGEGLLTEADRDLAYDRRHAVDFIIDTVMKNPKEVTLIGIGPFTNFAIALAREPRIADYVKQIIIMGGSARLGCNAAELEHSDHNVSRDPESAALLFRSGAPIVMCGYDVTRQVLVREPHIRRLEESGSALNRAMARMVRIWLQYWKRDYTAMNDPLCVALAFDPTFCRGPQMNVEVEYDHRHPTGHTICSLPRTPWTPPEDLEKPAPAGKVKVCLEVDADRFMSLLMDRICQYKIPCAQLQQK, encoded by the coding sequence ATGGAACGCATTATTTTAGATACCGATATTGGCACGGATGTAGACGATGTGATGGCCGTGGCGTTGGCCGCTGTCTCGCCAGAATTAAAGGTGGAGGGCATTACCACAGTCTACGGCGACGTGGACCTGCGCGCCAGAATGGTGACGAAGGTATTGCACATGCTGGGCAGGGAGGATATCCCCGTCATGGCAGGCTCTCGGGACGTATTGCTGCGCAACCGGGAAATTTGGTGGTTGGGCCATGAAGGCGAGGGCCTTCTTACCGAAGCCGACCGGGACCTTGCCTATGACCGCCGCCACGCCGTAGATTTTATCATCGATACCGTGATGAAAAACCCGAAAGAGGTCACGCTCATCGGCATTGGGCCCTTCACCAATTTCGCCATTGCACTGGCCAGAGAACCGCGTATTGCAGATTATGTCAAGCAAATTATCATCATGGGCGGCAGCGCCCGGCTGGGGTGCAACGCCGCTGAGTTGGAGCACTCCGACCACAACGTGAGCAGGGACCCGGAATCTGCGGCTCTTCTTTTCCGAAGTGGAGCTCCCATCGTAATGTGCGGCTATGACGTCACCCGGCAGGTCCTGGTGCGGGAACCCCATATCCGGCGTCTGGAGGAGAGCGGGAGCGCGCTCAACCGCGCCATGGCCCGAATGGTCCGCATCTGGCTTCAGTACTGGAAACGGGACTATACTGCCATGAATGATCCGCTTTGCGTGGCGCTGGCCTTTGATCCCACCTTCTGTCGGGGGCCGCAGATGAATGTAGAGGTTGAATACGATCACCGCCATCCCACGGGACATACGATCTGTTCCCTGCCCAGAACCCCCTGGACCCCACCTGAGGATCTGGAAAAACCGGCTCCAGCCGGAAAGGTAAAGGTCTGTCTTGAAGTGGACGCCGACCGCTTTATGTCTCTGCTGATGGACCGGATTTGTCAATATAAAATCCCCTGCGCCCAGCTACAACAAAAATGA
- the rbsK gene encoding ribokinase has product MHEYHSSPAREYKIEVKDRDMNQILVIGSLNMDVVVRMERLPALGETVLGEEYWNNPGGKGANQAYAARLAGGQVAMLGSVGTDKYGVRMLELLEKAGVQVMDIQRDSGQSTGTAFVLTGTDGSNSIVVVPGANSTCSSEYLAENAELFSKAACVLLQLEIPLESVCSAIRQAKALGKLVILNPAPARQDIPEDLFPLVDVITPNETELSVLTGGPAGTVEEIEQSAKLLLQKGVRNVVVTLGARGSLIVNQNGALLVPARKVSAVDTTGAGDCFNGVLAVALSAGMPLEKAVLRANLAASISVTRRGALTSMPTLEDLESLWQMFSRDDMSYVAEG; this is encoded by the coding sequence ATGCATGAGTACCACTCTAGTCCAGCGCGAGAGTACAAGATCGAGGTGAAGGATCGCGATATGAATCAAATATTGGTGATTGGCAGTCTGAATATGGACGTCGTTGTGCGGATGGAGCGCCTGCCAGCCTTAGGTGAAACCGTTTTGGGAGAGGAATACTGGAATAATCCGGGTGGGAAGGGCGCGAATCAGGCTTATGCCGCCAGGCTCGCCGGAGGGCAGGTCGCCATGTTGGGCAGTGTTGGAACAGACAAATATGGCGTGCGCATGCTTGAGCTGCTGGAAAAGGCGGGCGTACAGGTAATGGATATTCAGAGAGATTCGGGACAATCCACTGGAACGGCTTTTGTCCTGACCGGTACGGATGGAAGCAACAGCATCGTGGTGGTCCCCGGCGCCAACTCTACCTGCTCATCAGAGTATCTGGCTGAAAATGCAGAACTCTTTTCTAAAGCCGCCTGCGTGCTTCTGCAACTGGAGATCCCGTTGGAGAGCGTGTGCAGCGCCATCCGCCAAGCCAAGGCACTGGGTAAGCTGGTCATCCTGAATCCCGCCCCAGCCCGTCAGGACATTCCCGAAGATCTCTTTCCGTTGGTGGATGTAATCACTCCGAATGAAACGGAGCTGTCTGTTCTGACGGGAGGCCCGGCCGGAACCGTAGAGGAAATTGAGCAGAGCGCAAAACTCCTGCTGCAGAAAGGCGTCCGAAATGTGGTGGTCACTTTAGGCGCTCGAGGGTCATTGATCGTGAACCAAAATGGTGCGCTTCTGGTCCCGGCCCGCAAAGTGTCCGCAGTGGATACAACAGGCGCAGGAGACTGCTTCAATGGCGTACTGGCCGTCGCGCTGAGTGCCGGAATGCCCTTGGAGAAAGCTGTGCTCAGGGCCAATCTGGCCGCTTCTATCAGCGTAACCCGCAGAGGTGCCTTGACTTCCATGCCTACTTTGGAGGACTTGGAATCGTTGTGGCAGATGTTCTCTCGGGACGATATGTCCTACGTGGCGGAGGGTTAA
- a CDS encoding LacI family DNA-binding transcriptional regulator: MTINDIARMAGVSKGTVSRVINHNPQGVSEQTRQRILELIEEVGYIPNRVAGSITLARTKTIGLIIPDIQNMFFPQMVRGVEDCAMENGYTLFLCNSDSNIHKEQQYLRAFLEKRVDGILVNTCGELEDRSLYRSVCQSGIPMVLLDRKSRDFTDKPGVYVDNQEAAYSGVTHLIDTGCRKILFLGGPKGVYTTGERLKGYRQALREAEIPFQKEYITYGAYSTASGYERVRHIIEAYPETDAIFAGADTIAIGVLRALRELNIPVPGQVSVLGFDNIMLSADLTPALTTVAQPIYEMGYRAARKLLALIGGDPEGAKSECMSTTLVQRESTRSR, from the coding sequence GTGACGATCAACGACATTGCCCGCATGGCGGGCGTTTCCAAGGGAACGGTCTCCCGCGTCATAAATCATAACCCGCAAGGTGTTTCTGAACAGACCCGCCAACGCATCCTGGAGTTGATCGAAGAGGTCGGATATATACCCAATCGGGTCGCCGGGAGTATCACATTGGCCCGCACCAAAACCATTGGCTTAATCATTCCAGATATACAGAATATGTTTTTCCCTCAGATGGTGCGCGGCGTGGAAGACTGCGCAATGGAAAACGGGTATACCCTGTTTCTATGTAATTCCGATTCCAACATCCACAAAGAGCAACAGTATTTACGGGCCTTTTTGGAAAAACGGGTAGACGGTATTTTGGTCAATACTTGCGGAGAATTGGAAGATCGAAGCCTCTATCGCTCTGTCTGTCAAAGCGGAATCCCAATGGTTCTGCTGGATCGAAAATCCAGGGATTTTACAGACAAACCCGGCGTCTATGTTGACAACCAGGAGGCCGCTTATTCCGGTGTAACTCACCTCATTGATACAGGGTGCCGCAAGATCCTTTTCCTGGGCGGGCCAAAGGGGGTATACACCACAGGAGAGCGTCTGAAAGGATACCGGCAGGCTCTTCGCGAGGCGGAGATCCCCTTTCAAAAAGAATACATCACTTATGGCGCTTACAGCACCGCATCCGGCTATGAAAGGGTCCGCCACATCATAGAGGCCTACCCCGAGACGGACGCCATTTTTGCCGGTGCGGATACCATTGCCATTGGTGTACTGAGAGCGCTCCGTGAACTGAACATTCCTGTACCTGGGCAGGTGAGTGTATTAGGGTTTGATAATATCATGCTCAGCGCCGACCTCACCCCCGCCCTCACAACGGTGGCACAGCCTATCTATGAAATGGGCTATCGGGCCGCACGGAAGTTGCTGGCGTTGATCGGTGGGGATCCCGAGGGGGCTAAGAGCGAATGCATGAGTACCACTCTAGTCCAGCGCGAGAGTACAAGATCGAGGTGA
- a CDS encoding 4Fe-4S binding protein produces the protein MERKIIKIDVERCNGCGLCAAACHEGAIGMVDGRARLLREDYCDGLGDCLPACPVGAISFEVREAPAYDAEAVRAAQQAKAIGAPLPCGCPGTQSKRIPRVPAPAARDTATVDSELSQWPVQIKLVPVNAPYFDGAKLLVAADCTAYAYGNFHQDFIRDRITLIGCPKLDEGDYAEKLTAILRENTIRSVTVVRMEVPCCGGIEQAVRRALENCGKLIPWQVVIIGTDGTRRDV, from the coding sequence ATGGAGCGAAAAATCATCAAAATCGACGTCGAACGCTGTAACGGCTGCGGTCTCTGCGCCGCCGCCTGTCATGAGGGTGCCATCGGCATGGTGGACGGGAGGGCCCGCCTTTTGCGTGAGGACTATTGCGACGGCCTGGGCGATTGCCTCCCCGCCTGCCCGGTGGGTGCCATCAGCTTTGAGGTGCGGGAGGCCCCCGCCTATGATGCCGAGGCGGTCCGTGCCGCCCAGCAGGCCAAGGCCATCGGCGCTCCGCTCCCCTGCGGCTGCCCCGGCACCCAGTCCAAGCGTATCCCGCGCGTCCCCGCTCCCGCCGCGCGGGATACCGCCACAGTGGACAGCGAGCTCTCTCAGTGGCCTGTACAGATCAAACTGGTACCGGTAAACGCCCCTTATTTTGACGGCGCCAAGCTGCTCGTCGCCGCCGACTGTACCGCTTATGCCTATGGAAACTTTCATCAGGACTTTATTCGGGACCGCATCACCCTCATCGGCTGCCCCAAACTGGATGAGGGCGACTACGCCGAAAAGCTTACTGCCATTTTGCGGGAGAATACGATCAGGAGCGTAACTGTGGTCCGCATGGAAGTCCCCTGTTGCGGCGGGATCGAACAGGCTGTCCGCCGGGCCCTGGAGAACTGCGGCAAACTGATCCCCTGGCAAGTCGTCATCATCGGTACCGACGGGACGCGCAGAGACGTATAG
- a CDS encoding Crp/Fnr family transcriptional regulator — MDFISLSKTALFRGTTPQETEKMLSCLGAEQRHFSKGEMICRTGDIVTALGMVLTGSVLIENNDLWGNTTVLDSVGPGQIFAETYACTSGEPLMVNVVAAEPVDVLFLNMDRVLQVCSHACTHHNRLIRNLLSISAQKNLNLSRKIFHTASKSIRGRLSSYLSYQAIRSGSHSFTIPFNRQQLADYLNVDRSALSNELSKMQKEGLLKVDKSRFELMYDSHGFGS; from the coding sequence ATGGATTTCATCAGCTTATCGAAAACAGCCCTTTTCCGCGGCACCACCCCCCAGGAGACAGAGAAGATGCTGTCCTGCCTTGGTGCGGAGCAGCGGCATTTTTCCAAAGGCGAAATGATCTGCCGCACTGGAGATATCGTCACGGCCTTGGGCATGGTGCTGACCGGCAGCGTCCTGATCGAAAACAACGACCTGTGGGGCAATACCACCGTTCTGGACAGCGTTGGGCCGGGGCAGATCTTCGCCGAGACCTATGCCTGCACTTCCGGCGAACCCCTGATGGTCAACGTGGTGGCCGCCGAACCGGTGGATGTGCTTTTCCTGAACATGGACCGCGTGCTTCAGGTCTGCTCTCACGCCTGCACCCACCACAACAGACTGATCCGAAATCTGCTGTCCATATCGGCTCAGAAAAACTTAAACCTATCCCGAAAAATTTTTCACACCGCCTCCAAATCCATCCGAGGGCGGCTGTCTTCCTATCTGTCCTACCAGGCCATCCGCAGCGGAAGCCACAGCTTCACCATCCCCTTTAACCGCCAGCAGTTGGCCGACTACCTCAATGTGGACCGGAGCGCGCTGTCCAACGAGCTGAGCAAAATGCAAAAAGAAGGCCTGCTAAAGGTGGATAAAAGTCGTTTCGAGCTTATGTATGACAGCCACGGATTTGGATCATAA